A window from Setaria italica strain Yugu1 chromosome VIII, Setaria_italica_v2.0, whole genome shotgun sequence encodes these proteins:
- the LOC101759434 gene encoding uncharacterized protein LOC101759434 produces the protein MAEHGAAQPPQSGKNSSEPAEYQLKKYLLLLATLVATVTYAAGLNPPGGSWLEDTPAKGQLAGDSILRETNYIRYIVFYCFNAISFAASVVVSLLLLLLHRDDQGSWLLKLTRAVMVVDLLGLMGAYAAGGSQDKFTTICAAVLVGGTFAGVVFAVPKLFTRQERGELVDNDLEKHEIVMVLAIFVATIAYVAGLNPPGGFWRGTEAAGEPMLQGLHPIRYKFFFFSNTTAFITSLLAITVTVHCEKFHLKDIEVPLYGLIITAILGLGGAYATGSCRDSRHTIYVLALIVPVLVCIFLQRVLAINFGCILIRTSKKKRDDLLDKTREFIQLLATLAATVAYQAGVDPPGGVWADSGEGHTVGDPILLTTHPRRYRVFFYFNSAAFAASLVIMVMLQNERLLIAHALEATLILDLFCLIGAYAAGSCRDTGTSVYTLALAGGVLVYVVIHIVFFTLDLSKKPERSELEKKHEQDKLEKKREVLLLLAILAATLTYQAGLTPPGGLWENDRFGHRAGFPVLQDKYPRRYKAFFYCNAASFMASVALIVLLLNPTLYGPGIRCYALFVCMVAGMFGLIGAYAAGSSLHLGTSIVDLALVLAVFSFVAYVVIIRHSQKNKAAGTGSQSQAEPSKPSGAASNDQHGEASKQEQKMMAKYLMLVGILAASVTYLTGLKPPGGLWREDDGNGHSAGNPVLYNIDKHRYNAFFYSNSTSFMASITVIALLLSRMILFDSKKPLWPMHTAMLLDMLALLGAYAAGSARDWCTSKDVILLLFPILGFVALLFFWKKQGDRATIPQNIANNTTNHSLDA, from the exons ATGGCCGAGCATGGCGCGGCACAGCCGCCGCAAAGTGGCAAGAACAGTAGCGAGCCAGCGGAGTACCAGCTGAAGAAGTACCTGCTGCTCCTGGCCACCCTGGTGGCGACGGTGACCTACGCGGCGGGGCTCAACCCGCCGGGGGGTTCCTGGCTTGAGGACACGCCGGCCAAagggcagctcgccggcgactCCATCCTCCGGGAGACCAACTACATCCGCTACATCGTCTTCTACTGCTTCAACGCCATCTCCTTCGCCGCGTCGGTCGTCgtcagcctcctcctcctcctcctgcaccgGGACGACCAGGGCAGCTGGCTGCTCAAGCTCACGCGGGCGGTGATGGTGGTCGACCTGCTCGGCCTCATGGGGGCCTACGCCGCCGGAGGCAGCCAGGACAAGTTCACCACCATTTGCGCCGCCGTGCTGGTCGGAGGCACTTTTGCCGGCGTGGTCTTCGCCGTCCCCAAATTGTTCACTAGACAAGAGAGGGGAGAGTTGGTCGACAATGACCTCGAGAAGCACGAGATCGTGATGGTGCTCGCCATCTTCGTGGCGACCATCGCCTACGTGGCCGGGCTGAACCCGCCCGGTGGCTTCTGGCGGGGCACCGAGGCCGCCGGCGAACCGATGCTGCAGGGCCTCCACCCCATTCGCTACaagttcttcttcttcagcaacACCACAGCCTTCATCACGTCCCTGCTGGCCATCACCGTCACCGTGCACTGCGAGAAGTTCCACCTCAAGGATATCGAGGTTCCGCTCTATGGGCTCATCATCACGGCCATCTTGGGCCTTGGGGGCGCCTACGCCACCGGGAGCTGCAGGGACAGCAGGCACACCATCTATGTCCTCGCCCTAATCGTCCCAGTTCTTGTCTGCATCTTCCTCCAGCGAGTTCTTGCCATCAACTTCGGTTGCATTCTTATCAG GACTAGCAAAAAAAAGCGCGATGATCTTCTGGACAAGACTCGTGAATTCATCCAGTTGCTTGCCACTCTTGCGGCGACCGTTGCTTACCAAGCTGGAGTAGATCCACCGGGTGGCGTCTGGGCAGACAGTGGGGAGGGCCATACTGTAGGAGACCCAATACTCCTGACAACACACCCTCGGCGTTACAGGGTCTTCTTCTACTTCAACTCGGCCGCTTTCGCGGCCTCCCTGGTCATCATGGTGATGTTGCAGAACGAACGACTCCTGATAGCCCATGCGCTGGAGGCAACCCTTATACTGGATCTGTTCTGCCTCATAGGCGCATACGCTGCCGGAAGTTGCAGGGACACAGGCACCTCCGTCTACACTCTTGCCTTGGCTGGTGGCGTCCTCGTCTACGTGGTGATCCACATCGTCTTCTTCACACTAGACCTCAGTAAGAAGCCTGAGAGAagtgagttggagaagaagcATGAACAAGACAAGCTGGAGAAGAAGCGTgaggtgctgctgcttcttgcAATCTTGGCTGCAACGCTCACCTACCAAGCCGGCTTGACCCCGCCGGGCGGCTTATGGGAGAACGATAGGTTTGGGCACCGAGCCGGCTTCCCGGTCCTCCAAGACAAGTACCCTCGCCGTTACAAGGCCTTCTTCTACTGCAATGCAGCAAGCTTCATGGCATCCGTGGCTctcatcgtcctcctcctgaACCCTACTCTGTATGGACCAGGCATAAGGTGCTATGCACTCTTCGTCTGCATGGTAGCGGGCATGTTCGGCCTCATCGGTGCCTACGCTGCTGGGAGCTCCCTACATCTGGGAACCTCCATCGTTGACTTAGCATTGGTTCTTGCAGTTTTTTCGTTTGTAGCCTATGTGGTAATCATCCGCCATAGCCAGAAGAACAAAGCAGCTGGGACTGGGAGCCAAAGCCAAGCTGAGCCTTCGAAACCCAGTGGTGCAGCAAGTAATGATCAGCATGGTGAGGCTTCAAAGCAGGAGCAGAAGATGATGGCCAAGTACCTGATGCTGGTAGGAATACTGGCAGCGAGCGTGACTTACCTGACAGGCCTAAAACCACCTGGTGGCCTGTGGAGGGAAGACGACGGCAATGGCCACTCCGCAGGCAACCCGGTGCTCTACAACATTGACAAGCATCGGTACAACGCTTTCTTCTACAGCAACTCCACTTCCTTCATGGCTTCCATCACCGTCATCGCCTTGCTCCTTTCACGGATGATACTGTTCGACAGCAAGAAGCCTCTTTGGCCAATGCATACAGCCATGTTGCTGGACATGCTTGCCCTCCTGGGAGCCTATGCGGCAGGCAGCGCTCGGGACTGGTGCACATCCAAGGATGTCATCCTGCTGCTCTTCCCTATTCTGGGCTTCGTCGCGCTTCTCTTCTTCTGGAAGAAACAAGGTGATAGGGCTACCATCCCCCAGAATATTGCTAATAACACCACTAATCACAGTTTAGATGCTTAA